A single Marinitoga aeolica DNA region contains:
- a CDS encoding chemotaxis protein CheW produces the protein MSVELKAVSFNIEDEKFAIDINHVDTVIEYQKTTKVPESSDFIEGIVNFRDGVLPVINLRVKFSYPQFEDKDKAKILVVKIGEKKFGLMVDEVKEVMNIKQEQIEESPSVGGTKADYISGIIKTDDSMIFLIDVEKILSKEEKIELEKVIK, from the coding sequence ATGTCTGTTGAATTGAAGGCTGTAAGTTTTAATATTGAAGATGAAAAGTTTGCTATTGACATTAATCATGTAGATACTGTTATAGAATATCAAAAAACAACTAAAGTTCCAGAATCTTCTGATTTTATAGAAGGAATTGTTAACTTCAGGGATGGAGTTTTGCCGGTTATTAATTTAAGGGTTAAGTTTAGCTATCCTCAATTTGAAGATAAAGATAAAGCAAAAATATTGGTAGTAAAAATTGGTGAGAAAAAATTTGGTCTAATGGTTGATGAAGTAAAAGAAGTAATGAATATAAAGCAAGAACAAATCGAGGAATCTCCTTCGGTAGGAGGAACTAAAGCAGATTATATTAGTGGTATAATAAAAACAGATGATAGTATGATATTTTTAATAGATGTTGAAAAAATATTATCAAAAGAAGAAAAAATAGAATTAGAAAAAGTAATAAAATAA